From the Girardinichthys multiradiatus isolate DD_20200921_A chromosome 22, DD_fGirMul_XY1, whole genome shotgun sequence genome, one window contains:
- the LOC124859211 gene encoding tripartite motif-containing protein 16-like: protein MSHSGSLDLDRYTSLDKTRRSTSRNQPRQSTKYGEVLCDFCTTRKQKAEKSCLVCLASYCLEHLQSHYDYPTLMKHKLVKATGQMREKICAQHDKLLEAFCRTDQTSVCVLCMMDEHKHHDIVPAGTERTEKQKQLSTTLHKSQQRIDQRIKKWQDLRQAVESVKHSAQTVLEENERIFTDLLNSIERKYNEVKEMVRSHEKTTVSRGELLLDRLEEEITLLRKRHTDLEKLSRTDDHIHFLQSWQSLSGPSGYEDLNNITVIPNYSFDAAKRAIAALKFQVDEVSKTEMMKISGAVKEVCITQEAKEVEIKSRRESIVSVDARIGEEPRIREDFLKYSHELTLDVNTVHTNLHLSEGNRTVTMKSEPKNYPDHPDRFDHWQQVLCRESVYGSRYYWEVEWRGTEIDVGVTYKGIRRKGNGNDCSLGWNDKSWSLYCSESKFTFVHNNKSKDLSVPVSSRVGVYLDHGKGILAFYSVSDNMRLLHKIQTLFTEPLYPAFSVWGFGSTIKL, encoded by the exons ATGTCTCACTCAGGCAGTCTGGACTTAGACAGATATACCAGTTTGGACAAAACCCGCCGGTCAACCAGTCGGAACCAGCCCAGGCAGAGTACAAAGTATGGGGAGGTCCTCTGTGACTTCTGCACTACAAGAAAGCAAAAGGCTGAGAAGTCCTGCCTGGTTTGCCTGGCGTCGTACTGCTTGGAACACCTGCAGTCACACTATGACTACCCCACGCTGATGAAGCACAAACTGGTCAAAGCCACTGGTCAGATGAGAGAGAAGATCTGTGCCCAGCATGACAAGCTACTGGAGGCCTTTTGTCGCACCGATCAGACATCAGTATGTGTCCTGTGCATGATGGACGAACACAAACACCATGACATTGTCCCAGCTGGAACTGAGAGGACCGAGAAACAA AAACAACTCAGTACAACACTGCACAAATCTCAACAAAGGATTGACCAAAGAATTAAAAAGTGGCAGGACCTTAGACAAGCTGTTGAATCAGTTAAA CACTCTGCTCAAACAGTACTTGAAGAAAACGAGCGGATCTTCACTGACCTCTTGAATTCTATAGAGAGGAAGTACAATGAAGTCAAAGAGATGGTTCGCTCCCATGAAAAGACCACCGTAAGCCGGGGGGAGCTACTCCTGGATCGCTTGGAGGAGGAGATCACTCTTTTAAGGAAGAGACACACCGACCTAGAGAAGCTCTCCCGCACTGATGATCACATTCACTTTCTGCAG AGCTGGCAGTCTCTGTCGGGCCCCTCCGGATATGAAGACCTCAATAACATCACCGTTATACCCAATTATTCCTTTGATGCTGCCAAGCGAGCCATTGCTGCCCTGAAATTTCAAGTGGACGAAGTCAGCAAGACAGAAATGATGAAAATCTCTGGAGCAG TGAAAGAAGTGTGCATCACGCAAGAAGCAAAGGAGGTTGAGATAAAGTCAAGAAGAGAATCAATTGTGAGCGTTGATGCAAGGATCGGAGAAGAACCGAGGATAAGAGAAGATTTCTTGAAAT attcTCATGAGCTGACTCTGGATGTCAACACTGTCCACACAAACCTTCACCTCTCAGAGGGAAACAGAACAGTAACGATGAAAAGTGAACCTAAAAACTACCCTGATCATCCAGATCGGTTTGACCACTGGCAGCAG GTGTTGTGCAGAGAAAGTGTGTACGGGTCTCGTTATTACTGGGAAGTAGAATGGCGAGGAACAGAGATTGATGTGGGCGTTACCTACAAGGGAATCCGCAGAAAAGGAAACGGCAATGACTGCAGCCTTGGCTGGAATGACAAGTCCTGGAGTTTGTACTGCTCTGAGTCCAAGTTCACCTTTGTGCACAACAACAAAAGCAAAGACCTCTCTGTCCCCGTGTCATCCCGCGTCGGCGTCTACCTGGACCACGGAAAGGGAATACTTGCATTTTACAGTGTCTCTGATAACATGCGCCTTCTGCACAAAATTCAGACTCTATTTACAGAGCCACTCTACCCTGCTTTTAGTGTGTGGGGCTTTGGCTCTACTATAAAGCTGTAG